In Sorghum bicolor cultivar BTx623 chromosome 8, Sorghum_bicolor_NCBIv3, whole genome shotgun sequence, one genomic interval encodes:
- the LOC110437498 gene encoding myrosinase-binding protein 2-like, which yields MPRRSAAAYRALFTAARAPPVAPAPVPAPVPAPAPVPEPEVVASTGGEEEPMDTGSPTPTSSAPTPVAVPIPQAAAPAPPAPPVPASPAPAPHASTGSAPTPQHPQVVPEMGWTSRNKFMGADDDAHYHTLLTGVLASYYPEFAATVRYLCSEHKHPLENTYWKAEVIITARNNVDNSDEVKSIHESKVRRASAYESMEDAAQAA from the coding sequence atgcctCGTCGCAGCGCAGCCGCGTACCGTGCCCTCTTCACTGCCGCCCGGGCTCCGCCAGTTGCACCAGCACCAGTACCTGCACCTGTACCTGCACCAGCACCTGTACCTGAGCCCGAGGTCGTCGCCTCTActggcggcgaggaggagccTATGGACACGGGGTCTCCTACGCCTACATCTTCAGCGCCTACTCCGGTGGCGGTACCGATCCCGCAGGCCGCCGCTCCAGCTCCGCCTGCTCCACCTGTGCCTGCTTCACCTGCGCCTGCACCCCACGCGTCGACGGGTTCAGCACCGACGCCTCAGCACCCACAGGTTGTCCCAGAGATGGGATGGACCTCCAGGAACAAGTTCATGGGAGCTGACGATGACGCTCACTACCACACTCTGCTCACGGGTGTGCTGGCGAGCTACTACCCGGAGTTTGCTGCCACCGTCCGCTACCTCTGTTCGGAGCACAAGCACCCGTTGGAGAACACCTACTGGAAGGCCGAGGTGATCATCACAGCTCGGAACAACGTCGACAACTCGGATGAGGTGAAGTCCATCCATGAGAGCAAGGTTAGGCGTGCTTCCGCCTATGAGAGCATGGAGGATGCAGCCCAAGCTGCGTAG